Proteins found in one Aspergillus chevalieri M1 DNA, chromosome 2, nearly complete sequence genomic segment:
- a CDS encoding putative regulatory factor Sgt1 (COG:K;~EggNog:ENOG410PFBE;~InterPro:IPR010770;~PFAM:PF07093), giving the protein MAPMSQEDIDWFKSTFRPIPKPELPDDSVEYSLYYLPSDPAPATVDEAAETRSRLVEVQRSAAELTRELLKDYIWQRDGFRLEITKQDGITSLSGRTNYGDSIEDEWVIVYLLRELTKKHKDVWAQVVDSDGQFLLVEAAGVLPAWLEPEIADNRVWINQGELVIIQPKNPSKKRVAEKISLSESKKIITEEPQRFMRSAVIQNEAFYRLRNYPKQISENLHSALVTIPRKVAFLLRQKPAYISAAVEAFYLRDPIALRPLRAKDTSDLLLKPEDFVTVSIRFTRVGYAQLKSQDFPAPKAWMGTLPSKDDLKNYDRAELGMKLSCGFEMLLSDPQNQDKPAVREIKLLLEDLDSGDESLPTDGEIEKWDKREDDEKWLDISFEDLDRELKGKNKGQGNEGKEEGSFGDANAQENLQRIVARFEEFLGDNSAGFDGADFIDDFGSDSDIAEDDDEEISSDEEKEASTDEEKLSQMMKEMMGKSSMPGLQSGPSSSKRVEELDTDSEEDDTEAIQQLSRQMEAELKGTGVLDLNRPSQKVAGKKAVKESDKQENEQHVDEDEDLNINLAKNILESLEGQGGAAGPAGNMLSMLNLPMPKGDRHE; this is encoded by the exons ATGGCGCCCATGTCGCAAGAGGATATCGATTGGTTCAAATCCACCTTTCGTCCTATCCCGAAGCCCGAGCTCCCAGATGATAGCGTCGAATACTCTCTATACTATCTCCCTTCTGACCCCGCCCCCGCCACCGTTGATGAAGCCGCGGAAACGCGATCGCGATTAGTCGAAGTACAACGGTCCGCAGCAGAATTGACAAGAGAGCTTTTGAAGGATTATATCTGGCAGCGCGATGGGTTCCGCCTCGAAATCACCAAACAGGATG GCATCACCTCACTAAGCGGGCGTACGAATTACGGAGACTCGATCGAAGATGAATGGGTTATTGTTTACCTGTTGCGTGAATTGACAAAGAAGCATAAGGACGTTTGGGCGCAAGTGGTTGACAGTGACGGTCAATTTCTTCTGGTCGAGGCCGCCGGCGTGCTCCCTGCTTGGCTTGAGCCGGAAATAGCAGACAACAGG GTATGGATCAATCAAGGAGAACTCGTCATAATTCAGCCGAAGAACCCCTCGAAGAAGAGGGTGGCAGAGAAAATCTCGCTTTCAGAATCAAAGAAGATCATCACAGAGGAACCACAACGATTTATGCGCTCAGCTGTGATCCAAAACGAAGCATTTTACCGGCTACGGAACTACCCTAAACAGATCAGCGAAAACCTCCACTCAGCATTGGTGACGATCCCCCGCAAGGTCGCTTTTCTCCTGCGTCAAAAACCAGCCTACATTTCGGCGGCTGTCGAGGCATTTTACCTGCGTGATCCGATTGCGCTGCGGCCTCTACGAGCTAAGGATACTAGTGACCTACTTTTGAAGCCAGAAGATTTTGTTACTGTTAGCATCCGGTTCACAAGGGTTGGCTATGCACAACTCAAAAGCCAAGACTTTCCAGCCCCAAAGGCTTGGATGGGGACGTTGCCTTCAAAGGATGACCTTAAGAACTACGATCGTGCAGAGCTAGGGATGAAGCTTTCTTGTGGATTTGAAATGTTACTCTCAGATCCCCAGAACCAAGACAAGCCTGCCGTTAGGGAGATCAAGCTTTTATTGGAGGATTTGGATTCTGGCGACGAAAGTCTCCCTACAGACGGGGAAATTGAGAAATGGGATAAGCgagaggatgatgaaaaATGGCTGGATATCAGTTTTGAGGATCTCGACAGGGAATTGAAGGGCAAGAACAAGGGCCAAGGGAATGAAGGCAAGGAAGAAGGTTCATTTGGAGATGCCAATGCTCAAGAGAATCTTCAGCGCATTGTGGCTCGTTTTGAAGAATTTCTGGGTGATAACTCAGCCGGCTTTGACGGTGCTGacttcattgatgacttCGGTTCTGACTCTGATATCGcagaggacgacgatgaagaaaTAAGCAGtgacgaagaaaaagaagcttCCACGGATGAAGAAAAGCTCTCCCAGATGATGAAAGAAATGATGGGCAAATCTTCGATGCCCGGTCTCCAAAGCGGGCCATCCTCTAGCAAAAGGGTGGAAGAACTGGACACTGACTCAGAAGAGGATGATACGGAAGCGATACAGCAACTTTCCAGGCAAATGGAAGCCGAACTGAAGGGTACAGGTGTGCTCGATTTGAACCGTCCTTCCCAAAAAGTTGCCGGAAAGAAGGCCGTGAAAGAGAGCGATAAGCAGGAAAATGAGCAACAtgttgacgaggatgaggaccTTAACATCAATCTCGCCAAAAACATATTGGAGAGTCTTGAAGGTCAAGGCGGAGCTGCAGGTCCTGCAGGGAACATGCTCTCTATGCTGAACCTTCCTATGCCGAAAGGAGATCGCCATGAATAA